From the genome of Francisella tularensis subsp. tularensis:
CTTTGGTAAAGAAGCAGCTTTATTTGCTGGTTTTGCAAACTGTAACGGTGATGCTGCAATATCAATAGATGCCGACCTACAAGATCCTCCAGAACTTATTTTAGAAATGGTACAACATTGGTTAGATGGCTATGAGGTTGTCACTGCTGTTAGAGAAAATCGTGATACAGATACTTCAACAAAAAAACACACTGCCGGACTTTTCTACAAAGTTATGAATAAAATTAGTGACACTAAACTAACTCCTAATGCTGGCGACTATAGATTATTAAATAGAGCTGCTGTCAATGCCTTTTTGGAGCTCAAAGAGAAAATTCGTTTTAACAAAGGCTTACTTACTTGGATAGGCTTCAAAGAAAAAATAGTCTACCATGCTCGCGAAGAAAGAGCCGCTGGACAGACTAAATGGAATTATTGGAAATTGTTTAAGTTTTCTATAGATGGTATCACTAGTTTTAGCCGCGCACCTTTAGAAATATGGTCATGTATTGGTGGTGTTGTTGCACTTATCAGCTTTATTTATGGTTCTATAATAGTTCTAAAATCACTATTATTTGGTGTAGATGTCCCAGGTTATCCATCATTAGTAACATTTATACTATTCTTTAGTGGCTTACAGATGATAGGAATCGGAATGCTAGGTAGTTATATAGGCAGAATATTTATCGAAACAAAGCACAGACCACTGTACATTATCCGTCAAGTACATAGAGCAAAAGAATAATCTCTAAGCTTTCAATCTAATACCTTTCTCAAGTAAATACCAACATAGATAGTACAATACAAATGTGAAAATAACTATTGCTGCAAATGCAAAGTATGGATTAACTGTAGATACGCCTATGAAACCATATCTAACAAAATCAACTATATAAAATAGTGGATTACAAGATGAGATAAAGTGCCAAAATCCAGTTAAATTATTTATATTATAAAACACTCCACCTAAATAGATAAGCGGTGTAAGTATAAATGTAGGAAATATCGTAGTATCATCGAACTTTTGTGAAAATATTGCATTTATCAAACCGCCAAGAGAGAATAAAGCACCACAAAATATAAACCCAGCTAAAACCAATGGTACATTGTGTATAGTAGCGAAGCCGCCTAATAAAAATGCCGCAACACTAACAAACATCCCAACAATGAAACCTCTAAATATACCACCGGAAATATATCCTAGCACTATAAGATGATTACTAACAGGTGATACTAATAACTCTTCTATAGCTTTACTAAAACGTATACCAAAGAACGAGCTGACAACATTACCATATGAGTTTTGAATCACCGCCATAATTATAAGACCCGGAGTAATATACTGCATATAAGTAACTCCATCTCCCATACTGCCTATACGTGATCCGACAACCTTACCAAAAATCAGAAAATATAAAACTATAGTTATCACTGATGGAAGTAAAGTCTGTGGCCAAATTCTAAAAACCCTTTTACACTCACGATTAAAAATTGTTACGTATGTTATCCAATAATCTCTTAAATTCATAAATTTACCTATTTATTTCTTGCTACTTCAATAAATAACTTCTCTAACTTAGCTGCTTTTGAACGCACATCCAAAACATCCAAATCATACTTGCTACTTAATTCAGCAAATATTTGATTAAGTACGACTCCTTTTGAAACCTCAACCTCAATTGTATAATCATCAACACGCTTAACCTCACCTAAGTCAAGTTTGATCTCTTGCTGACATTTATCTTTAAGATCAAAGATATAAGTATGTTTATCAGCTGATTTTAAAAAAGTCTTCATATCTGTATTAACACTTAACTTACCCTTATTAATAAGCGCGATATGTTTACACATTGATTCAGCTTCTTCTAGATAATGAGTTGTCAAAATTATTGTCAAACCTTCTCTGTGAAACTCTGAAATCATTTCCCACAATGAATTTCTAAGCTCAACATCAACACCAGCAGTTGGTTCATCAAGGATAAGAAGCTTAGGTTTATGAATAAGCGCTCTAACAACCATCAACCTTCTTTTCATACCACCAGATAAAAATCTAACTTGGGTATTTCTCTTTTCATAAAGGTCTACTTTTTTTAGTAGCTCTTCTGCATACGGTATAGCATCTTTTTTAGAGATCCCAAAAAAACCAGCTTGGGTTATCAATATGTCTATTGGTTTTTCAAAGATATTAAGGTTTATTTCTTGAGTCATTACACCTAGGTGCTTTCTAGCTTGGATATAGTCAGTATCTATATCATGACCAAAAATCTTGATTTGACCAGATGTTTTATTTACAAGTGAAGATATCATACCTAAAGTTGTCGACTTACCCGCGCCATTTGGTCCTAAAAGTGCAAAAAAATCTCCTTTTTTAACCTCAAAACTAATATCGTCAACAGCCTTCAAACCACCTTTATAAACTTTGGTAAGGTTTTTTATTTCTAGTGCTTTTTGATTATCCATAATAATTAATATAGATTAGAAAATATATTGGCATATTATAGCATTGCTAAATAATCATTAACATTAAGATTTATTTAGGTTCTGTGCACAAAAAACTTAAATTATATTGAAAATAGCTAAACCGCTGTTATTTAAGATTTGAAAAGCAATAAATATCAATGGTTTAGCAAATGAATTATCATATAAAAGAAGTATTCTGGTCAATTATTTTATCATTCTTAAAATCACAAAAAGGTATACATACCAATGATGAAGCCAAATTAAGATTGTTTATTGAAGCTGTATTTTATGTGTTACGTACAGGCTGTCAATGGAGAATGTTACCATTTTATTATGGTAAATATAGATCAATACATAAGCGTTTTAAAGATTGATGTGATAAAGATATATTTTCTAGATTATTTAAATCAGTACAAAACCCTGATTTACAAGAAGTCATGCTTGATTCAACAATAGCAAGAGCACATGCTTGTGCTACGGGATATGATAAAGATGATAACCAAGCAATTGGTAGATCAGTTGGTGGGATAACCACTAAAATCCATGCTATGACTGATGCTTTAGGTAATCCAATAGAAATATTGTTGTCAGAGGATAAAACTCATGATAGTAAAGTAGCTATAGATTTACTAAAAAATGTATATAATACAAAAGTTATCGCTGATAGAGCATATCATTCTAATGAAATCAGGCAGCATATTCAAGGTATATCCTCTGAAGCTGTTATCCCTTGTAAATCAAATACTCTAAACCATATACCTTTTGATAGTCATGTATATAAAGAAAGACATTTGATAGAGAATTTCTTTTCTAAAATTAAGCATTTTAGAAGAGTATTCTCTAGATTTGATAAAACCATTTCAGCATATATAGGAATGATTAAATTAGCTTGTACTTTTATTTGGTTACGATGAATATTTATTTTTGTGCACAGAACCTAGTTAATTTGGTATAACAAGCTTACTATGAAAAATATCGTGTTTTGATCATCAGCAAAATACTTGCACCAACAACAATTATAAATATTGGTCTAACTAATTTTGAACCTTTCAAAATAACCATTCTTGAGCCAGCGATACCACCAAAGAAACTTCCTAGCGCCATCAAAAGCCCAAAAGCGATATTAACCTGTCCTGACAACGCAAAAACAGTCAACGAAAAAACATTACTTTTTAGATTAAGCATCTTTGCATAACCAGAGGCTTGCAAAAATGTGTAACCAAGAAAGTATACAATTGCAATAATCCATAAATTACCCGTTCCAGGTCCAAAAAAAACATCATAAGCCCCTAAAATAAAACCAAATAGCGTAAAAAAAGCTACTTCTGACATTCTTTTTTTACCCTGAGCTACTCCAAGATTTTTGTTAACAATGCTAAAAATAAAGACAGCAATCAGCAGTATTGGCACAATATTATTCATAAAATCGTTATGTATTAATAAAGTTAATAATGTTCCACAACAAGCACCAATAAAACCTGCTACCAAACCTCTTACTACTGTTTTGATATCAATAAGACCACTTTTGTAATATTTAAGAACTGCCATACCTGTACCAATACTAGCTTGAAACTTATTTGTTCCTAAGACAGTGACAATCGGCAACCCTGTCAAACTCAATGCCGGAATACTAATCAAACCCCCACCACCTGCTATAGCATCGATAAAACTTGCCAAAAAGCCCATCGATACAATAAAGACACATAAAATATAAAAATGCTCCGCAAAAAAGTGTTGCATCATAATCTCCCAAAATGAATTGCTAACCAAATAGTAGGATTAGTTGTAAAAGTAACCCAATGCCTTGTATTTTTAGCAATAAACAAATGCTGCCCTTGCTTAAGATCATAATACTGATCTTCTAGTTTGAGTTGTGCTTGACCACTTAATACTACAACCCATTCATCATGAGTTTGTATATATGGCTGATCAACCGGCGTTACTTGTCCATAAGAAATTATTTTCTCAATATGGATATCATGATTTTTAAGTAAATCAGTAAATACTTCCTGATTAGAGTTTTTAGGCTCTAAATCATATATATTTGTACTAGTTTGTTTAATCATATTTGGTTACTTGTAAAGGTTTATTATCGCGCTGTACTAACAATCATCAGAGCTTGGTAAAATCACTAAAAAATTGCTAGCAACTAGATATTAGCACAAAATCTATTTTACTTAAGAGCCTATTCTTAAAATTTGAAAATTTCACAAGTATTTTGATAAGTCTGTGTTGCGACTTGCTGGTAGGATACGCCTTTTAAATCAGCCAAAAACTGCGCGATATATTTGACATACTCTGGGTAGTTTGGTTTACCACGCAACGGTACTGGCGTTAGATATGGAGCATCTGTTTCAATCAAAATTCTATCAAGGGGTAGTTTCTTCGCTGTTTCTTGAATATCTTTAGCATTTTTAAAAGTCAAAATTCCAGAAAATGATATATACATACCCATATCTAGAGCTTTTTTTGCCATATCGTAATCTTCTGTGAAACAATGTAGTATTCCGCCACATTTCTCTACATTTTCTGCCTTTAAGATATCTAGAGTATCTTGTTTTGCTGCGCGAGTATGTACAACTACAGGCTTATTTACTTGATTAGCTGCTTGGATATGCTTAGCAAATTTATCTATCTGAGCTTTTTTAGTATCACTAGAATTATAGTAATAGTCTAAACCTGTCTCACCAATAGCAACACATTTTTGGTGTTGTGATCTTACTATAATCTCATCAACACTTGGTTGATGAGTATCTAATTCGCTAGGATGAACCCCTACAGAAAAATAAACATCACTATAATCTTCAGCTATTTTTTGTATATCTTCAATTTCATGCCATGCTACAGCTATTGAAACAATTTTATCAATATCAGCTTTTTTTGCATTATTAATAACCTGCTCTAGAGTTATATCCTCAAGCTTCAGATAATTAAGGTGACAATGTGAATCTATTATCATAATTTAGCAAATATATTGTATCTGTAAGTATTATAAATTATTCATAGTATAAAAACTATTTGCAAAGCTCTTAAATAGACAACTAAGCTTTTTCTTTAATATTATCCATTCTCAAAGCTATCCATACTACCATGATAAGCTGCACTACAGCACTGGTTGCTACTACACAGAAATATGCTTGTTCAAATATTTGCAACCAATGATGATACATCCCAAAGTTATGATAAATGTCATATACTAATGTAAAAATAGTTAATGCAAAAGCCGATGAAATCATATTACCAGAATTCTTTATGGTATTAACACTATCTAATTTTTCATGATCAATTACTGAGTACATCACAGCATTTGATGAAATTTGATACATCCCTAATACAAAACCATATGCCATAGCGACAGTGCAAAAAGTTATATAACTATAATGAATATCAAAAATTATAGATATTAACATTACTACTGATATACCAACTAACCCAAGTATCATACAAATCTTATAGCCATAGATATAAACTAGCTTTTTAGTGATACTTTTTGAGACAATTGTCCCTAACATCAAAGATACTGACATAATCGATATGTATATAGTATTTAGATGGCTTAAATGATACAAAACAATAGGCCAAGCAAAAAATACCCAGTATGTAGTTAAGCGACAAAAAAAGTTTGACATAAAAGAGATTCTAAAGTCTTTATTTAAGAATATACTAAGGTCAATTATGGGATTTTTTACTTTATTGTAACTAAAAGCATACAAAGATATGAAAATTATTATAAGCGCAGTTAAAACAAGTTTTGTTGTTATAGTCACATCTTTTAAAAGTATTTCACTTAATATAAAAAGTGTTGATATCGATAAACCAAGTAATGTAAGACCAACAAAATCAATTTTCTTATTTTGATTATTGTGCTTCTCATCAGGAAAGTGCCTATATATAGCTATCACCGCAAAACAAGCAAATGGTACTTGCATCAAAAATGCTAAACGCCATGATTCAGCAGAGATAGAAGCAAAAACACCACCTAAAATCTGACCTGCGATAGCCATTATCAGTGTATAGTTAGATAATGATGCTGTACCTTCTAACATATTTTCAGAAAATTTTAAATATGCTAGCCCTGCAACCGGTGCTGAGAAAGCTGCAAATAAACCTTGAATACCTCTAAAAATGAACAACTCAGTATCAGATGTTGCTATACCTGAAAGTAAAGAAAATAATCCAAATCCAGACGCTGCAAAAATCAGCGTACTTTTATAACCTATTTTCTCAGCCATCCAAGAACTAAGTGGCAAAAACATTCCCATAACAATCATATAGATACTAATCCCCATCTTTAAATGTACAGGTTGTATCTAGACTTTCTGCAATCTTAGGTAAGATATTATTCATAACTGTAGTATCAATAAGATCCATACCCATGATGGTTATTATTGCCATCATCACAATATTAAAATTAATTTTCTTCATTTATTTTTCTTAAATATTATTATTAAAAATAGTAAATTTAACTTATCTAAAAATAGCATAATATCA
Proteins encoded in this window:
- a CDS encoding glycosyltransferase family 2 protein, yielding MDNKDKLTSIIIPVKDEAEGIEHLFARLMPILEKLPTKYELVFINDGSNDNTLELLLEKQKDIPEIAIVDLSRNFGKEAALFAGFANCNGDAAISIDADLQDPPELILEMVQHWLDGYEVVTAVRENRDTDTSTKKHTAGLFYKVMNKISDTKLTPNAGDYRLLNRAAVNAFLELKEKIRFNKGLLTWIGFKEKIVYHAREERAAGQTKWNYWKLFKFSIDGITSFSRAPLEIWSCIGGVVALISFIYGSIIVLKSLLFGVDVPGYPSLVTFILFFSGLQMIGIGMLGSYIGRIFIETKHRPLYIIRQVHRAKE
- a CDS encoding ABC transporter permease, giving the protein MNLRDYWITYVTIFNRECKRVFRIWPQTLLPSVITIVLYFLIFGKVVGSRIGSMGDGVTYMQYITPGLIIMAVIQNSYGNVVSSFFGIRFSKAIEELLVSPVSNHLIVLGYISGGIFRGFIVGMFVSVAAFLLGGFATIHNVPLVLAGFIFCGALFSLGGLINAIFSQKFDDTTIFPTFILTPLIYLGGVFYNINNLTGFWHFISSCNPLFYIVDFVRYGFIGVSTVNPYFAFAAIVIFTFVLYYLCWYLLEKGIRLKA
- a CDS encoding ABC transporter ATP-binding protein, whose amino-acid sequence is MDNQKALEIKNLTKVYKGGLKAVDDISFEVKKGDFFALLGPNGAGKSTTLGMISSLVNKTSGQIKIFGHDIDTDYIQARKHLGVMTQEINLNIFEKPIDILITQAGFFGISKKDAIPYAEELLKKVDLYEKRNTQVRFLSGGMKRRLMVVRALIHKPKLLILDEPTAGVDVELRNSLWEMISEFHREGLTIILTTHYLEEAESMCKHIALINKGKLSVNTDMKTFLKSADKHTYIFDLKDKCQQEIKLDLGEVKRVDDYTIEVEVSKGVVLNQIFAELSSKYDLDVLDVRSKAAKLEKLFIEVARNK
- a CDS encoding TSUP family transporter, producing the protein MQHFFAEHFYILCVFIVSMGFLASFIDAIAGGGGLISIPALSLTGLPIVTVLGTNKFQASIGTGMAVLKYYKSGLIDIKTVVRGLVAGFIGACCGTLLTLLIHNDFMNNIVPILLIAVFIFSIVNKNLGVAQGKKRMSEVAFFTLFGFILGAYDVFFGPGTGNLWIIAIVYFLGYTFLQASGYAKMLNLKSNVFSLTVFALSGQVNIAFGLLMALGSFFGGIAGSRMVILKGSKLVRPIFIIVVGASILLMIKTRYFS
- a CDS encoding cupin domain-containing protein, which encodes MIKQTSTNIYDLEPKNSNQEVFTDLLKNHDIHIEKIISYGQVTPVDQPYIQTHDEWVVVLSGQAQLKLEDQYYDLKQGQHLFIAKNTRHWVTFTTNPTIWLAIHFGRL
- a CDS encoding TatD family hydrolase; the protein is MIIDSHCHLNYLKLEDITLEQVINNAKKADIDKIVSIAVAWHEIEDIQKIAEDYSDVYFSVGVHPSELDTHQPSVDEIIVRSQHQKCVAIGETGLDYYYNSSDTKKAQIDKFAKHIQAANQVNKPVVVHTRAAKQDTLDILKAENVEKCGGILHCFTEDYDMAKKALDMGMYISFSGILTFKNAKDIQETAKKLPLDRILIETDAPYLTPVPLRGKPNYPEYVKYIAQFLADLKGVSYQQVATQTYQNTCEIFKF
- a CDS encoding MFS transporter; this translates as MGISIYMIVMGMFLPLSSWMAEKIGYKSTLIFAASGFGLFSLLSGIATSDTELFIFRGIQGLFAAFSAPVAGLAYLKFSENMLEGTASLSNYTLIMAIAGQILGGVFASISAESWRLAFLMQVPFACFAVIAIYRHFPDEKHNNQNKKIDFVGLTLLGLSISTLFILSEILLKDVTITTKLVLTALIIIFISLYAFSYNKVKNPIIDLSIFLNKDFRISFMSNFFCRLTTYWVFFAWPIVLYHLSHLNTIYISIMSVSLMLGTIVSKSITKKLVYIYGYKICMILGLVGISVVMLISIIFDIHYSYITFCTVAMAYGFVLGMYQISSNAVMYSVIDHEKLDSVNTIKNSGNMISSAFALTIFTLVYDIYHNFGMYHHWLQIFEQAYFCVVATSAVVQLIMVVWIALRMDNIKEKA